One Vallitalea pronyensis genomic region harbors:
- a CDS encoding helix-turn-helix transcriptional regulator, with protein sequence MENKTESTTPSLMSMQPRVLTSTFFVSTNSLKPNTPMNERVCFDYELEFYVDSNEGKMVINGERFEIHKNSIILRKPGEVVQGIAAYNCYLVCFDLYNYRKSIPKDYSFSTTKPIHPLITNGFMESIPHLIHLPDPELYHQLFQSLYHAFIESSPINELRMHTLLTTILLQIYDHSRAIACGKGSILHYKKIQDTIGYIHQNFKSQLTLNDLSRMVHLSPSYFHHIFKESVGMTMNEYIIKVRLDHAKAMLIKEQEVIADIAYDCGFEHPSYFYTLFKKRIGMTPRNYRKLYQRPLNEW encoded by the coding sequence ATGGAAAATAAAACCGAATCAACGACACCATCATTAATGAGCATGCAACCAAGAGTGTTGACATCCACTTTTTTTGTATCGACTAACAGCCTAAAACCAAACACACCAATGAACGAACGGGTATGTTTTGACTATGAGTTGGAATTTTATGTGGATAGTAATGAGGGAAAGATGGTTATTAATGGAGAAAGGTTCGAAATCCATAAAAATTCAATTATTCTACGAAAACCAGGGGAAGTGGTTCAAGGCATAGCAGCTTATAATTGTTATTTGGTTTGTTTTGATTTATATAATTATCGTAAAAGTATACCTAAGGATTATTCTTTTTCCACAACTAAGCCTATCCATCCGCTTATTACAAATGGTTTTATGGAATCCATACCTCATTTAATACACTTACCTGATCCAGAGCTTTATCATCAACTCTTTCAATCACTTTATCATGCATTTATAGAATCATCACCCATTAATGAGCTTAGGATGCATACACTTCTAACAACCATATTACTTCAAATATATGATCATTCTAGGGCTATAGCTTGTGGGAAAGGCTCTATTTTACACTATAAAAAAATTCAAGATACGATTGGTTACATCCATCAAAACTTTAAGTCTCAATTGACATTAAATGACTTATCCCGTATGGTGCACCTAAGTCCGTCGTATTTTCATCATATATTTAAGGAAAGCGTAGGTATGACAATGAACGAGTATATCATTAAGGTACGATTAGATCATGCCAAAGCAATGCTTATAAAAGAACAAGAAGTCATTGCAGATATTGCTTATGATTGTGGTTTTGAACACCCCTCTTATTTTTATACACTGTTTAAAAAGCGTATAGGTATGACACCCAGAAATTATCGTAAGCTTTATCAACGACCTTTAAATGAGTGGTAA
- a CDS encoding efflux RND transporter periplasmic adaptor subunit, whose translation MKNTNQHKKKKNVRKGIIGLLVVVTAISIMLILPNYLRNNRDNAYNTEVIEKRDIVNYYQFSGIVESKNRQHVIAKEMMQITEILVEEGDVVKKDDVIFKASRDVEIKADIDGEISKIYVDENAQVLGGTKLMDIVDYDNLQVTIKVDEYYISSIEEEQEVDVYIDSLGKNIKGVIAAISREAKNVNGVSYFTADIDLEKDSEIRVGMNAESKMLNEMAEDVLTLSMEALQFNDENEPYVLIKEDKGLPVERKIDIGINDGLFVEIVNGISLDDTVMVPKKTTDDGGSFRGPFGREQG comes from the coding sequence TTGAAAAATACAAACCAACATAAAAAGAAAAAAAATGTAAGAAAAGGGATCATAGGACTTCTGGTTGTTGTAACAGCCATATCCATTATGTTAATTTTGCCTAATTATTTACGAAACAACAGGGATAATGCCTATAATACAGAGGTCATAGAAAAAAGAGATATCGTTAATTATTATCAGTTTTCAGGCATCGTTGAAAGTAAAAATCGTCAACATGTGATTGCAAAAGAGATGATGCAGATCACAGAGATTTTAGTTGAAGAAGGTGATGTGGTTAAAAAAGATGATGTTATTTTTAAAGCCAGTCGTGATGTGGAAATAAAAGCAGATATTGATGGTGAAATTTCTAAGATATATGTGGATGAAAATGCTCAAGTTCTAGGTGGCACAAAACTAATGGATATCGTGGATTATGATAACCTTCAAGTGACCATAAAAGTCGATGAATACTATATTTCATCCATTGAAGAGGAACAAGAAGTTGACGTATATATTGACAGTCTAGGAAAGAATATCAAGGGCGTTATAGCAGCCATATCGAGAGAAGCCAAAAATGTCAATGGGGTATCTTATTTCACAGCAGATATTGACCTAGAAAAAGACAGTGAGATACGTGTAGGCATGAATGCGGAATCCAAAATGCTTAATGAGATGGCTGAAGATGTGTTGACACTTTCAATGGAAGCATTGCAGTTTAATGATGAGAATGAACCTTATGTACTTATAAAAGAGGATAAAGGTCTGCCAGTAGAGAGAAAAATAGATATTGGTATCAATGATGGGTTATTCGTTGAGATCGTCAATGGGATTTCTCTCGATGATACAGTCATGGTGCCTAAAAAGACAACAGATGATGGGGGAAGTTTTAGAGGACCATTTGGAAGGGAGCAGGGCTAA
- a CDS encoding YbaB/EbfC family nucleoid-associated protein, with product MAKRGGFGGGMPNNMNNLMKQAQKMQKKMQEMQEDLDTQVFEASAGGGAVKVVVSGKKEVTKVSIDPEVVDEDDVEMLEDLILAAVNEAMRTADEQVNQQMSKLTGGLNMPGGLF from the coding sequence ATGGCAAAAAGAGGCGGTTTTGGAGGCGGAATGCCTAACAATATGAATAACTTAATGAAGCAAGCTCAGAAGATGCAGAAGAAGATGCAAGAGATGCAGGAAGATTTAGATACCCAAGTATTTGAAGCATCTGCAGGTGGTGGGGCTGTAAAAGTCGTTGTTTCAGGGAAAAAAGAAGTGACAAAAGTCAGCATTGATCCTGAAGTTGTCGATGAAGACGATGTTGAAATGTTAGAAGACCTTATTCTTGCAGCAGTGAATGAAGCTATGCGTACTGCAGATGAGCAAGTGAATCAACAAATGTCCAAATTAACAGGTGGCTTAAACATGCCTGGAGGATTGTTTTAA
- a CDS encoding ABC transporter ATP-binding protein produces MKNAILEMKHIEKVYTMGEEQLKVLNDVELTVNQGEFLSVVGPSGSGKSTLMNIIGCLDTPTKGEYILAGQEVAGLDEVELARIRNKEIGFIFQQFQLLPRLSALDNVMLPLVYAGTSEKIRKDKAKEMLIRVGLEDKMRNRPNQLSGGQQQRVAIARALVTEPTILLADEPTGALDQKTGHQITNLFKELHEEGKNIIMITHDIDVAKNASRIVHILDGCLGEGEDYV; encoded by the coding sequence ATGAAAAATGCCATACTTGAAATGAAACATATAGAAAAAGTATATACCATGGGTGAAGAACAGCTCAAAGTGCTCAATGATGTTGAACTTACCGTCAACCAAGGGGAATTCTTATCCGTGGTTGGACCATCAGGCTCCGGTAAATCAACCCTTATGAATATCATAGGCTGTCTCGATACACCCACGAAAGGTGAATATATATTAGCTGGTCAAGAAGTAGCAGGACTTGATGAAGTGGAATTGGCGAGAATAAGAAATAAAGAGATTGGTTTCATCTTTCAACAATTTCAATTACTACCTAGGCTATCGGCACTGGATAATGTCATGCTTCCACTGGTATATGCAGGAACCAGCGAAAAAATAAGGAAAGATAAAGCGAAAGAAATGCTCATAAGGGTAGGCTTAGAAGATAAAATGAGAAATCGTCCCAATCAATTATCTGGAGGACAACAACAGAGGGTGGCTATTGCAAGAGCGTTAGTGACGGAACCAACAATATTGCTTGCAGATGAGCCCACAGGCGCACTTGATCAGAAAACAGGGCATCAGATTACCAACCTTTTTAAAGAGCTTCATGAGGAGGGAAAAAACATCATCATGATCACCCATGACATTGATGTTGCTAAAAATGCAAGTAGGATTGTGCATATTTTAGATGGCTGCCTAGGTGAGGGGGAAGACTATGTTTAA
- a CDS encoding response regulator transcription factor, with amino-acid sequence MFSIAVCEDDNHIRRLFADVLRGDGYNVYEASDGEVLLDILEETHIDMLITDVMMPRMDGFELVKVLRDAGYELPIIMITAKVTMEDKKIGFSLGVDDYMVKPVDTDEILLRVKALLRRAKIASDKKLQIGSTALDYDSLTINHHNTVMDLPKKEFLLLFKLLSSPNKIFTRAQIMDEIWGYSSESDERTVDVHIKRLREKLAHVDDFEIVTVKGLGYKAVKTNDKKTD; translated from the coding sequence ATGTTCAGTATTGCTGTTTGTGAAGATGATAATCATATTAGGCGATTATTTGCTGATGTGTTACGAGGCGATGGGTATAACGTGTATGAAGCCAGTGATGGAGAAGTGTTACTTGACATCTTAGAGGAGACACATATAGATATGCTTATTACAGATGTGATGATGCCCCGCATGGATGGGTTTGAGTTAGTAAAAGTACTAAGAGATGCCGGTTATGAATTACCCATCATCATGATTACGGCTAAGGTAACAATGGAAGATAAAAAAATAGGTTTCTCACTTGGTGTTGACGACTATATGGTTAAACCTGTGGATACCGATGAGATTCTGTTACGGGTGAAAGCATTACTTCGCAGAGCAAAGATAGCAAGTGATAAAAAGCTTCAAATTGGCAGTACGGCATTGGACTATGATAGTTTGACAATCAACCACCACAACACAGTAATGGATTTACCCAAAAAAGAGTTTCTACTGTTATTCAAGCTGTTATCTTCTCCGAATAAAATATTCACAAGAGCTCAGATTATGGATGAAATATGGGGGTACAGCAGTGAAAGTGATGAGCGAACAGTGGATGTGCACATCAAAAGATTACGAGAGAAATTAGCCCATGTGGATGATTTTGAAATTGTAACAGTGAAAGGACTTGGCTATAAAGCGGTGAAAACGAATGATAAAAAGACTGATTAA
- a CDS encoding right-handed parallel beta-helix repeat-containing protein gives MMIYYVSNQATQTGTGTKESPFSTISQAATMAQPGDEIIVMEGIYREWVNPVHGGESDERRIVYRSNEGDKVIITGSEIINNWKAQGNGVWKVEIDNSFFGHYNPFVDELYGDWFDDHGYTHHTGEVFINDHALYEVPTLEQVLKPEEGDNPDPWFSYKWFCQSDKATTTIWANFHDMNPNETLVEISVRPYCFWPEKTGVNYITVSGFIMKNAATQWAPPTALQTGLIGTHWSKGWIIEHNTISNSKCSGISIGKKQDPYDNEWSKNASKGGAQTFTEVVFNALRDGWHRDTVGSHIIRHNEIFDCGQTGIVGSKGCIFSQISNNHIYNINSKGEFSGAELAAIKLHCPIDTQIIGNRLHHSARGLWLDWETQGTRISQNIMYDNNIQDLYIEVCHGPCIVDNNIFLSEDNLRYQSQGTAFIHNLFCGKLTICNELRRFTPYHFPHETDILGVMVILGGDDRVYNNIFMGNHSDDSAFGTTEYDKYITVDELNQSKTDDKPLSNDVTSIPIEVSNNIYLNNAKCFRKEHHPTMIKDARGYVDLIEDANGLSFKTNLGNYMKKSQLGIINTEGLKRSFQSQQLFENPDLTPIIFDRDLLGVKRDSAPTVGPFENLMEGEHIIRIPSVLV, from the coding sequence ATGATGATCTATTATGTATCCAATCAAGCGACACAAACGGGCACTGGAACAAAGGAAAGCCCATTTTCAACCATATCTCAAGCGGCAACAATGGCTCAGCCTGGTGATGAAATCATTGTAATGGAAGGTATCTACAGAGAATGGGTAAATCCTGTTCATGGCGGTGAGTCTGACGAGCGGCGGATTGTTTACCGAAGCAATGAAGGTGATAAAGTTATCATTACAGGGTCGGAAATCATCAATAACTGGAAGGCACAAGGCAATGGTGTATGGAAAGTTGAGATCGATAACAGCTTTTTTGGTCATTATAATCCCTTTGTGGATGAACTCTATGGTGATTGGTTTGATGATCATGGTTATACCCACCATACCGGCGAAGTTTTTATTAACGACCATGCATTATATGAGGTACCTACACTTGAACAAGTTCTCAAACCGGAAGAAGGTGACAACCCTGACCCTTGGTTTTCTTATAAATGGTTCTGTCAATCGGATAAAGCCACAACAACCATATGGGCAAATTTCCATGACATGAATCCAAATGAAACACTTGTTGAAATAAGTGTCAGACCCTATTGTTTCTGGCCAGAAAAGACAGGCGTAAACTATATTACGGTGTCAGGTTTCATTATGAAAAATGCTGCAACACAATGGGCTCCACCTACAGCGCTTCAGACCGGCTTAATCGGCACCCATTGGAGTAAAGGTTGGATCATTGAACATAACACCATTAGCAATTCTAAATGCAGTGGTATAAGTATTGGTAAAAAGCAAGACCCTTATGATAACGAATGGTCAAAAAATGCTTCTAAAGGTGGTGCGCAAACCTTTACCGAAGTGGTTTTTAATGCGCTGCGTGATGGTTGGCATAGGGATACAGTAGGAAGTCATATCATTAGACATAATGAAATTTTTGATTGTGGTCAAACAGGTATTGTTGGCAGTAAAGGCTGTATTTTTTCTCAGATATCCAACAATCATATCTATAATATTAATAGCAAAGGTGAATTCAGTGGTGCAGAACTTGCCGCAATTAAGTTACATTGCCCTATTGATACACAAATTATAGGGAATAGGTTACACCATAGTGCCAGAGGATTATGGCTTGATTGGGAAACACAAGGGACACGGATTTCGCAAAATATTATGTATGACAATAACATTCAAGATTTGTATATCGAAGTTTGTCATGGCCCATGTATTGTGGATAACAACATTTTCCTCTCGGAAGATAACCTCCGCTATCAATCCCAAGGAACCGCTTTCATTCATAACCTGTTTTGTGGAAAACTAACCATTTGCAATGAGCTACGCCGTTTTACACCTTATCATTTTCCACATGAAACAGATATTCTGGGGGTTATGGTCATTTTAGGTGGTGATGACCGTGTTTATAACAACATTTTTATGGGTAATCATAGTGATGATTCTGCTTTTGGTACAACAGAATATGATAAGTATATCACCGTTGATGAGTTAAACCAATCAAAAACTGATGATAAGCCTTTGTCAAATGATGTGACTTCCATACCAATTGAAGTGTCTAACAACATTTACCTTAACAATGCCAAGTGTTTTAGAAAAGAACATCATCCTACAATGATTAAAGATGCTCGTGGGTATGTTGACTTGATTGAAGATGCTAATGGTCTGTCTTTTAAAACCAATCTGGGAAACTATATGAAGAAGTCTCAACTAGGTATCATTAATACCGAAGGATTAAAACGATCTTTTCAGTCACAACAATTGTTTGAAAACCCTGATTTAACCCCCATTATTTTTGATCGTGACCTTCTTGGCGTCAAAAGAGATTCTGCTCCAACCGTTGGACCTTTTGAGAATCTTATGGAAGGTGAACATATAATAAGGATACCTTCTGTGTTAGTATAA
- a CDS encoding DUF429 domain-containing protein, with translation MKFIGIDVHLRNNTVAIITDTLDVHRIEFMDRKELTHVVKETAPSIIAVDAPYKLNKGFMNDDNYREKLKPNLKGHFNKKVCEYELSRRNIQPFSTPGKIEGVTGWNGWMLEGFELYDALEKLGYSLIHSENINSVNKGFVEVFPHASFVTTLEYIPANKKTDRGLNERIDILKKLGVKKFQTLVTGSKDAKSDKLDALIAAYTAFCVYKKHVCFVGDVREGEVTLPVMKVRDKYRYAKV, from the coding sequence ATGAAATTCATAGGAATTGATGTCCACCTACGTAATAATACAGTGGCAATCATTACTGATACATTAGATGTTCATAGAATAGAGTTTATGGATAGAAAAGAGTTAACGCATGTTGTAAAGGAAACAGCTCCATCCATTATTGCTGTTGATGCTCCCTATAAGCTCAATAAAGGATTTATGAATGATGATAATTATAGAGAGAAGTTAAAACCAAACTTAAAGGGGCATTTTAATAAGAAAGTATGTGAATATGAGTTATCCAGAAGAAACATTCAACCATTTTCTACACCAGGAAAAATAGAGGGCGTTACAGGTTGGAATGGTTGGATGCTAGAAGGATTTGAGTTATATGATGCTCTAGAAAAGCTAGGGTATTCACTCATTCATAGTGAAAACATAAATTCTGTAAATAAGGGATTTGTAGAAGTTTTTCCTCATGCAAGTTTTGTCACAACATTAGAATACATTCCCGCTAATAAGAAAACAGACAGAGGATTAAATGAACGAATAGATATACTTAAAAAACTAGGTGTTAAGAAATTTCAAACATTAGTTACGGGGTCTAAAGACGCTAAATCAGATAAACTAGATGCTTTGATCGCAGCTTATACAGCCTTTTGTGTTTATAAAAAGCACGTTTGTTTTGTAGGTGATGTAAGAGAGGGAGAGGTTACTTTACCTGTGATGAAAGTAAGAGATAAATATAGATACGCTAAAGTATAA
- a CDS encoding DUF4240 domain-containing protein: MHEHTALMDENEFWNIISMFNWDHEGDDDKVLESAIHYLSSKPNEAIYTFLDILSKHLYDLDGIAYAKNIGEDAYVDENTYFSVDNFLYARCVVVANGKDYYNKVLNNPKLMPEDLEFEALLYVADEAYELKNDETFEYVSAYDFETFSNKEQWVESK, translated from the coding sequence ATGCATGAGCATACAGCATTAATGGATGAAAATGAATTTTGGAACATTATTTCCATGTTTAATTGGGATCATGAGGGTGATGATGACAAAGTTTTAGAAAGTGCTATCCACTATTTATCAAGTAAACCCAATGAGGCTATCTATACATTTCTTGATATTCTTTCAAAACACCTTTATGATTTGGATGGTATAGCCTATGCAAAAAATATTGGTGAAGATGCCTATGTAGATGAAAACACTTATTTCTCCGTCGATAATTTTTTATACGCTCGTTGTGTGGTCGTAGCTAATGGAAAAGATTATTATAATAAAGTACTCAATAACCCTAAATTGATGCCCGAAGACTTAGAATTTGAGGCACTACTTTATGTGGCTGATGAAGCCTATGAGCTAAAAAATGATGAAACCTTTGAGTACGTCTCCGCATATGATTTTGAAACCTTTAGCAATAAGGAACAATGGGTTGAATCCAAGTAG
- the recR gene encoding recombination mediator RecR, which yields MDYFGNQIGKLIEELSRLPGVGIKTAQRLAFHIIDMPIEHAERLSTAIIDAKKHIHYCNQCCTLTDSELCPICSSPKRDNRIIMVVEDPRDMAAYERTKQYKGVYHILHGAISPMIGIGPSDLKIKELLNRLSSDDIEEVILATNSTVEGEATAMYLSKIIKPLDVKVSRIANGVPIGGDLEYVDEVTLSRALEGRIVL from the coding sequence ATGGACTATTTTGGTAATCAAATAGGTAAGTTAATTGAAGAACTATCACGGTTACCGGGTGTAGGCATCAAGACAGCACAGCGGTTAGCCTTTCATATTATAGACATGCCGATAGAGCATGCCGAGCGATTATCTACAGCTATTATTGATGCTAAGAAACATATTCATTACTGTAACCAATGCTGTACATTGACGGATTCCGAATTGTGCCCCATTTGCAGCAGCCCAAAAAGAGATAATCGTATCATTATGGTGGTAGAAGACCCCCGTGACATGGCTGCTTACGAAAGAACCAAGCAATACAAAGGCGTTTACCATATTCTTCATGGCGCCATTTCCCCTATGATTGGTATTGGACCGTCAGACCTTAAGATTAAGGAACTTCTGAATAGGCTATCATCAGATGATATTGAAGAAGTGATCTTGGCTACCAATTCCACCGTAGAAGGTGAAGCCACAGCCATGTACCTCAGTAAAATCATTAAGCCGTTAGATGTCAAGGTATCAAGGATTGCTAATGGTGTACCTATTGGTGGGGACTTGGAGTATGTGGATGAAGTGACGTTATCGAGGGCTTTAGAAGGTAGGATTGTGTTGTAG
- a CDS encoding ABC transporter permease, which yields MFKDNLKMAWENIVNNKMRSFLTMLGIVIGVASIIALITIVQGATNSITDEISSFGANKITVQVKGTGLKPGLLEGDIKGLEDIDNVAGVAPTLNKKSSIVFDNGVYENVMVQGKSHVYFTETEDLIKSGRGINILDIDASNKVCLIGKDIEQELFYGINPVGKTIKVGGVTYTVIGTLQESQGFSMGSNNEAVIIPYTTAMTYFGTRYINSVDIYMEDGELSDATTTHIEAQMKASFNHQDNAFTVTNMQNMIDSIESMTSMMSMLLVGIAAISLLVGGIGIMNMMLVSVTERTTEIGLRKALGAEPRRIQEQFLIESMVLSLIGGIIGLVLGTALAYLVTIILGNPFALSYSTVLIAIGFSGGVGVLFGITPARKASRLNPIDALRSV from the coding sequence ATGTTTAAAGATAATCTGAAGATGGCTTGGGAAAATATTGTTAACAACAAAATGCGATCATTCCTAACCATGTTAGGTATTGTTATCGGTGTTGCATCAATTATCGCATTAATCACCATTGTACAGGGTGCAACCAATAGTATTACAGATGAAATATCCTCCTTTGGGGCTAATAAAATAACGGTACAGGTTAAGGGAACCGGACTTAAACCAGGATTACTAGAAGGCGATATAAAAGGTTTGGAGGACATTGATAATGTAGCAGGAGTCGCACCAACATTGAATAAGAAATCCAGTATTGTCTTTGATAATGGGGTCTATGAAAATGTTATGGTTCAAGGGAAAAGTCATGTTTATTTTACAGAGACAGAGGATTTAATAAAGTCAGGGAGAGGTATTAACATACTGGATATTGATGCATCCAATAAGGTTTGCTTAATCGGTAAAGACATTGAACAAGAGCTTTTTTATGGTATTAATCCTGTAGGTAAAACAATTAAGGTTGGGGGTGTCACCTATACAGTGATTGGCACTTTACAAGAATCACAAGGTTTTTCAATGGGTAGTAACAATGAGGCGGTGATCATTCCCTATACTACAGCCATGACCTATTTTGGTACACGTTATATCAACAGTGTAGATATATACATGGAAGACGGGGAACTATCTGATGCAACAACCACCCATATAGAAGCACAGATGAAAGCTTCGTTTAATCATCAGGACAATGCTTTTACCGTGACCAATATGCAGAATATGATTGATAGTATAGAGAGTATGACAAGCATGATGAGTATGCTTCTTGTGGGCATCGCAGCCATATCACTTCTGGTAGGTGGCATTGGTATTATGAACATGATGCTGGTATCTGTTACAGAGCGTACAACAGAGATTGGTTTAAGAAAAGCCCTTGGTGCAGAACCAAGAAGGATTCAAGAGCAATTTTTAATTGAATCCATGGTGTTGTCATTAATCGGCGGTATCATTGGACTTGTATTGGGAACAGCACTTGCATACTTGGTGACCATTATATTAGGAAACCCCTTTGCTTTATCCTATTCGACAGTACTCATAGCCATTGGTTTTTCTGGTGGTGTAGGCGTTTTATTTGGTATAACACCTGCTAGAAAGGCGTCACGATTAAATCCAATTGATGCTTTAAGAAGTGTTTAA
- a CDS encoding GNAT family N-acetyltransferase has protein sequence MLIRSGVIEDKAEWIKLAKEVAHVFRVPDMADNEEFQAYVIRALKGNEAIVAMDRMTDACLGIISFSRKHNSIAWFGVFEQHRGKGVGGKLLNCAINQLDWSQDITVETYPKDYAPGIPARKVYEKYGFRDTDELRFDEYNNLICKMTIPANDRKKGHSFHYHIDTYTTWADKAQCPVCQKQEPPYPPILIKELDYSWVECHPEAQGKLFGKCHVLSKQHSEHFYDMAREDMANFMTDVQKAAQALHQVTGAVKVNYEIHGNSMPHLHVHLFPRYLDDDFPSAPIDYRLTEPSPYESEEAFKWFIQKMQALL, from the coding sequence ATGTTAATTCGATCTGGAGTAATAGAAGATAAGGCAGAATGGATTAAGCTTGCCAAGGAGGTGGCTCATGTATTCCGTGTACCTGATATGGCAGATAATGAAGAATTTCAAGCATATGTGATTCGGGCTTTAAAAGGAAATGAAGCCATCGTCGCAATGGACAGAATGACAGATGCTTGTCTTGGTATCATTAGTTTTTCAAGGAAACATAACAGCATCGCATGGTTTGGTGTATTTGAACAGCATCGTGGAAAAGGTGTAGGAGGAAAATTACTTAACTGTGCCATTAACCAGCTTGATTGGAGCCAGGACATCACAGTGGAAACATATCCAAAAGACTATGCGCCAGGAATCCCTGCTCGAAAAGTATATGAAAAATATGGTTTTAGGGATACGGATGAATTACGTTTTGATGAATACAACAACCTAATCTGTAAGATGACTATTCCTGCAAATGATAGAAAAAAAGGTCACAGTTTTCATTATCATATTGATACATACACAACATGGGCAGATAAGGCTCAATGCCCGGTCTGTCAAAAACAGGAACCACCATACCCGCCTATCCTCATAAAAGAATTAGATTATTCGTGGGTCGAATGCCACCCAGAAGCACAGGGAAAACTCTTTGGTAAATGCCATGTGCTTAGTAAGCAGCATTCTGAGCATTTTTATGATATGGCAAGAGAAGATATGGCTAATTTTATGACGGATGTGCAAAAGGCAGCACAAGCTTTGCATCAAGTGACTGGAGCTGTTAAAGTTAATTATGAAATACATGGCAATTCAATGCCTCACCTTCATGTGCATCTGTTTCCAAGATACCTGGATGATGATTTCCCTAGTGCACCTATTGATTATCGGTTGACAGAACCCTCACCTTATGAATCGGAAGAAGCGTTTAAGTGGTTTATTCAGAAAATGCAAGCATTACTGTGA